A stretch of Besnoitia besnoiti strain Bb-Ger1 chromosome III, whole genome shotgun sequence DNA encodes these proteins:
- a CDS encoding 2-oxo acid dehydrogenases acyltransferase (catalytic domain) domain-containing protein (encoded by transcript BESB_043990) — protein MFASRRLVLSAVPRVGAPGAMHAVKTSFSVAAPLASLRASSAVAPACGMASRGHGHPQQSLSVPVVVGGKRSFLTVSRPVLAVKTFKLADIGEGIAQVELLKWHKKVGDEVEEMEDLCQVQSDKAAVEITSRFTGKVLKLHQKEGAMVRIGAPLLDIDVVGSDEVAEEEDAKDDTPHASAPAPSSSASAPAPSSSAPASAAPATRRFAKEKGVDLSLVRGTGRNGLITKEDVIKFLEGSQSAAAPTPAAARAGQPQAPVTPQRPQRETTKVQLKGFSRAMVKAMNDTVKVPQLNIGDEYDVTDLVKMREFLVSQTAKKYNSRPTITAFLIKAVSLALDETPILNSKFDADTNDSYTQFGSHNISIAMDTPNGLVVPNIKNVQDLNILEIQAELHRLQGLAMDNKLSPADLQGGTISISNVGVISGTYVHALLFDGQACIVGVGQAQDLPRFVKSKSGKAALDDEDLVERRKIMTVAFTADHRHCDGATVARFNKRVKELLENPEMMLLHLR, from the exons ATGTTCGCCAGCCGtcgcctcgttctctccGCTGTGCCCCGCGTGGGGGCACCTGGCGCCATGCACGCCGTCAAGACGAGCTTCTCCGTCGCTGCGCCGTtggcgtctcttcgcgcaTCTTCTGCCGTCGCCCCGGCGTGTGGAATGGCGTCTCGCGGCCACGGGCACCCGCAGCAGTCTTTGAGCGTTCCTGTCGTCGTCGGTGGGAAA AGGTCTTTCCTGACCGTCTCTCGCCCTGTCCTCGCAGTCAAGACATTCAAGCTCGCGGATATTGGCGAAG GTATTGCTCAGGTCGAGCTGCTCAAATGGCACAAGAAAGTCGGCGACGAGGTTGAAGAG aTGGAGGATTTGTGCCAGGTGCAGTCTGACAAAGCCGCAGTGGAGATTACCAGCCGCTTCACGGGGAAGGTTCTCAAGCTGCACCAGAAAGAGGGTGCGATGGTCAGgatcggcgcgccgctgctcgacATCGACGTTGTCGGCTCAGACGAGgtcgccgaggaggaagacgcgaaggacgACACACCGCA cgcgtcggctcccgcgccctcctccagcgcgtcggctcccgcgccctcctccagcgcgccggcgtctgcggcgccagcgacgcgccgcttcgcgaaggagaagggcgTCGACTTGTCCCTAGTCCGTGGAACCGGCCGCAACGGGCTGATCACGAAGGAAGACGTCATCAAATTCCTCGAAGGTTCTCAGAGCGCAGCAGCCCCCACCCCagcagccgcccgcgcag gTCAGCCGCAAGCGCCTGTCACCCCGCAGCgtccgcagcgcgagacgacgaaaGTGCAGCTCAAGGGCTTCTCACGGGCCATGGTGAAG GCCATGAACGACACGGTGAAGGTGCCGCAGCTGAACATTGGCGACGAGTACGATGTGACCGATCTGGTGAAGATGCGCGAGTTCCTCGTGAgccagacggcgaagaagtaCAACTCGCGTCCCACGATCACGGCCTTCTTGATCAAGGCCGTCAGTCTCGCCCTCGACGAAACGCCGATTCTCAACTCCAAGTTCGACGCCGACACAAACGATTCT TACACGCAGTTCGGCTCGCACAACATCTCCATCGCCATGGACACTCCGAACGGCCTCGTCGTGCCAAACATTAAGAATGTGCAGGATCTGAACATTCTCGAAATCCAGGCGGAACTCCACAGACTCCAGGGCCTC GCCATGGACAACAAGCTCTCGCCCGCGGATCTTCAGGGCGGCACCATCAGCATCTCGAACGTCGGCGTCATCAGCGGCACGTACGTGCACGCGCTGCTTTTCGACGGACAGGCCTGCATCGTCGGCGTCGGTCAGGCACAGGATCTCCCGCGGTTTGTGAAGAGCAAGAGCGGAAAGGCTGCactcgacgacgaggaccTTGTTGAGCGCAGGAAGATCATGACCGTCGCCTTCACGGCCGACCACCGACACTGCGACGGCGCGACAGTTGCGAGGTTCAACAAGCG AGTGAAGGAGCTCTTGGAAAACCCCGAGATGATGCTTCTACATCTGCGATAG
- a CDS encoding hypothetical protein (encoded by transcript BESB_043980): protein MKGGFGSQQTLRECRGTACSRFLAALIFDLWVAVLLSGQMKEAVASANAGARVGILLPRSRRPGDARSASSTAPPPPALRREPSAQPWLCEGATHFVHHFCGPCVADAQCAPGAFCCPYLKVCMTAETDACPKPFARCEPPLVAATAQDVDVDAWRAQCIFAELENWVQCPPPGWVYGDPAPTTSTATAETTGDETSNVDVPP, encoded by the exons ATGAAAGGCGGCTTCGGTTCTCAACAAACGCTTCGGGAGTGCCGTGGCACAGCCTGCAGCCGATTTCTTGCCGCCCTCATCTTCGATCTGTGGGTCGCTGTCCTGTTATCGGGGCAAATGAAAGAAGCCGTTGCCTCGGCTAATGCCGGGGCTCGCG TAGGCATTCTGCTCccgcggagtcgccgccCTGGGGATGCCCGATCTGCGTCCTCGACggctccccccccgccagcgctccgccgcgagccgtctgcgcagccgTGGCTCTGCGAGGGCGCCACGCACTTTGTTCACCATTTCTGCGGCCCCTGCGTGGCGGATGCGCAGTGCGCACCTGGCGCATTCTGCTGCCCGTACCTGAAGGTCTGCATGACAGCCGAGACAGATGCCTGCCCCAAGCCCTTTGCGCGCTGCGAACCGCCGCTggtcgccgccaccgcccaAGACGTCGACGTGgacgcctggcgcgcgcagTGCATTTTCGCGGAACTGGAAAACTGGGTACAGTGCCCGCCTCCCGGTTGGGTCTACGGAGATCCCGCGCCCACGACGTCAACCGCCACCGCGGAAACGACCGGCGACGAAACAAGCAACGTGGACGTCCCGCCTTAG